Proteins co-encoded in one Candidatus Krumholzibacteriota bacterium genomic window:
- a CDS encoding AAA family ATPase codes for MKATRKHRELPASKLRWRCPKSAFRFKTTDDIEPCTDIIGQDRALESIKLGLELEHRGYNIFITGLVGTGRTTTIKHLLERLERKNSVPPDICYMHNFRHPNMPAIIELAAGDGMRLAADMDNLVLKLREQIPAVFRTEYYQDRRKKLVEAFQAKQKKKVSSFETKIGKEGFAMVSLQVGPIIRPQLVPVVDGNAVDFGHVSQLVEEGKLPAEKLEKLKEAAERLSEEMQEVYSTLRELEKTLRQKLEKLDLDTVQPVVHDLIREIDLRYRNEHLSDVLGGAERHIMKQLDLFRKSDDDENEARQKAALAEQGVAEDPFRELRVNVIVDNTETGAPPIVIENFPNLKNIFGIIERDFTPHGWSRTDHMNIRAGSFHRANGGYLVLNALDVFIEPGVWQILKRTLKSSEAVIQSYDTWSIISTSALKPQPMSVKVKIVLIGDARLYYLLQGYDEDFRKIFKIRADFDREVDNRSGVVRQYAGFIKRLCTKENLHCFDRDGVAAIVEYGVRLAGRQNKISTRFSEVADLIREADYHAREAAARSIRREHVQRAIEGREARVNMYEEKIQERIDDGTIMIDTAGAVVGQVNALSVYDLGDYMFGKPSRITARVGLGNSGVINIEREADLSGPTHNKGVLILGGYLRGVYGAENPLVMSASLAFEQSYGGVDGDSASSTELYALLSALADLPVRQDVAVTGSINQKGEIQPIGGVNEKIEGFFKTCSARGLAGTEGVVIPAQNAPDLMLDEAVVDAVRKGRFHVWPVRSVDEGIEILTGVRAGSRLKNGRWQKGTVHDLVQARLDEMTTAWKRFGRDRKKEA; via the coding sequence ATGAAAGCCACGCGGAAACACCGGGAGCTGCCCGCCTCGAAGCTGCGATGGCGCTGCCCGAAGAGCGCCTTCAGGTTCAAGACAACCGACGATATCGAGCCCTGCACCGACATCATCGGGCAGGACCGGGCGCTCGAGTCGATCAAGCTCGGCCTCGAGCTCGAGCACCGCGGCTACAACATCTTCATCACCGGCCTCGTCGGCACGGGGCGCACGACGACGATCAAGCACCTCCTCGAGCGCCTCGAGCGCAAGAACTCGGTGCCCCCGGACATCTGCTACATGCACAACTTCCGCCACCCCAACATGCCGGCGATCATCGAGCTCGCCGCGGGGGACGGGATGCGGCTCGCCGCCGACATGGACAACCTCGTGCTGAAGCTCAGGGAGCAGATCCCCGCCGTCTTCCGCACCGAGTACTACCAGGACCGGCGCAAGAAGCTCGTCGAGGCCTTCCAGGCGAAGCAGAAGAAGAAGGTCTCCTCCTTCGAGACGAAGATCGGCAAGGAGGGCTTCGCCATGGTGAGCCTCCAGGTGGGGCCGATCATCCGCCCGCAGCTCGTTCCGGTCGTCGACGGCAACGCGGTGGATTTCGGGCACGTCTCGCAGCTCGTCGAGGAGGGGAAGCTGCCCGCGGAGAAGCTCGAGAAGCTCAAGGAGGCCGCAGAGCGCCTCTCCGAGGAGATGCAGGAGGTCTACTCCACGCTGCGCGAGCTCGAGAAGACGCTCAGGCAGAAGCTCGAGAAGCTCGATCTCGATACCGTGCAGCCCGTCGTCCACGACCTGATCCGCGAGATCGACCTGCGCTACCGCAACGAGCACCTCTCAGACGTCCTCGGAGGGGCGGAGCGCCACATCATGAAGCAGCTCGATCTCTTCCGCAAATCCGACGACGACGAGAACGAGGCCCGCCAGAAGGCCGCCCTCGCCGAGCAGGGCGTGGCGGAGGATCCCTTCCGCGAGCTGCGCGTCAACGTCATCGTGGACAACACCGAGACGGGGGCGCCGCCCATCGTCATCGAGAACTTCCCCAACCTCAAGAACATCTTCGGGATCATCGAGCGCGACTTCACGCCTCACGGCTGGTCGCGCACCGACCACATGAACATCCGCGCCGGCTCCTTCCACCGCGCGAACGGCGGGTACCTCGTGCTGAACGCCCTCGATGTGTTCATCGAGCCGGGGGTGTGGCAGATCCTCAAGCGCACGCTCAAGAGCTCCGAGGCCGTCATACAGAGCTACGACACGTGGAGCATCATCTCCACCTCGGCCCTCAAGCCGCAGCCGATGAGCGTCAAGGTCAAGATCGTCCTCATCGGCGACGCGCGGCTCTACTACCTCCTCCAGGGCTACGACGAGGATTTCCGGAAGATCTTCAAGATCCGCGCCGACTTCGACCGCGAGGTGGACAACCGCTCGGGCGTCGTCCGCCAGTACGCGGGGTTCATCAAGCGGCTCTGCACCAAGGAGAACCTCCACTGCTTCGACCGGGACGGCGTCGCGGCGATCGTCGAGTACGGCGTGCGGCTCGCCGGCCGGCAGAACAAGATATCCACCCGCTTCAGCGAGGTCGCCGACCTCATCCGCGAGGCGGACTACCACGCGCGCGAGGCCGCAGCCCGGTCTATCAGGCGCGAGCACGTCCAGCGGGCGATCGAGGGGCGCGAGGCGCGCGTGAACATGTACGAGGAGAAGATCCAGGAGCGGATCGACGACGGGACGATCATGATCGACACCGCCGGCGCCGTCGTGGGGCAGGTGAACGCGCTCTCCGTCTACGATCTCGGCGACTACATGTTCGGCAAGCCGTCGCGCATCACCGCGCGGGTGGGGCTCGGCAACTCGGGGGTCATCAACATCGAGCGCGAGGCCGACCTCAGCGGGCCGACGCACAACAAGGGCGTCCTGATCCTCGGCGGCTACCTGCGCGGCGTCTACGGCGCGGAGAACCCGCTCGTGATGAGCGCGAGCCTCGCCTTCGAGCAGTCCTACGGCGGGGTCGACGGGGACAGCGCATCCTCGACGGAGCTCTACGCGCTCCTCTCGGCGCTCGCCGACCTGCCCGTGAGGCAGGATGTGGCCGTCACCGGCTCGATCAACCAGAAGGGGGAGATCCAGCCGATCGGCGGGGTGAACGAGAAGATCGAGGGGTTCTTCAAGACATGCTCCGCGCGCGGGCTCGCCGGCACCGAGGGCGTCGTCATCCCCGCGCAGAACGCCCCCGACCTGATGCTCGACGAGGCGGTCGTCGACGCGGTCCGCAAGGGGCGCTTCCACGTGTGGCCGGTGCGCTCGGTGGACGAGGGGATCGAGATCCTCACCGGCGTGCGCGCGGGCAGCCGACTCAAGAACGGGCGCTGGCAGAAGGGGACGGTGCACGATCTCGTCCAGGCCCGCCTCGACGAGATGACCACCGCCTGGAAACGCTTCGGCAGGGACAGGAAGAAGGAAGCCTGA
- a CDS encoding NUDIX hydrolase — protein MTEPFEYCPRCRSALQPVEEEEGRIRMRCPDCGFVDYHNPAPAAGVLLRDGGRVLLVRRRFDPFRGLWTIPSGYIEYEEDVRGTAVREVREETGLEIDLGPVIGAVSCHDDPRGNTLLVLFGAEVTGGEAVAGDDADDIGWFAPGDLPPIAFACQRRLLSSILGVDIPPVA, from the coding sequence GTGACCGAGCCCTTCGAGTACTGCCCGCGCTGCCGCAGCGCGCTCCAACCCGTGGAGGAAGAGGAGGGACGCATCCGCATGCGCTGTCCCGACTGCGGGTTCGTCGACTACCACAACCCCGCCCCCGCCGCCGGCGTGCTGCTGCGCGACGGCGGGCGCGTCCTCCTCGTCCGCCGCCGGTTCGATCCGTTCCGCGGGCTCTGGACGATCCCCTCGGGCTACATCGAGTACGAGGAGGACGTCCGCGGAACGGCCGTGCGCGAGGTGCGCGAGGAGACCGGGCTCGAGATCGATCTGGGACCGGTGATCGGGGCCGTCTCCTGCCACGACGATCCCCGGGGCAACACGCTCCTCGTGCTCTTCGGCGCGGAGGTGACGGGCGGCGAGGCGGTTGCGGGGGACGACGCCGACGATATCGGCTGGTTCGCTCCCGGCGACCTGCCGCCGATCGCCTTCGCCTGCCAGCGGCGGCTGCTCTCCTCGATCCTCGGCGTGGATATCCCCCCCGTGGCGTGA
- a CDS encoding sodium-dependent transporter, translating into MTRETFTSRWSLLLAALGMAVGTGNIWRFPRVLAQNGGAPFLVPWFLFLFLWSIPLLIIEFGLGKKTRMGTIGAFGSVDRRITWMGGFLGCCTLAITFYYSVVTGWCFRYALASLVDCLAPGGGAPGGGLWRAETIGYWLRFTGSGWQPVVAHVAAVTLCAWIIHRGVVSGIERANRILLPALFILLAVAAVRAVTLPGAAAGLEFLFRPRWGALLDHRIWLEGMSQSAWSTGAGWGLILTYAVYLRRDEDIVANSFLAGLGNNSASLLAAIAVIPTVFAVLPVLQAADPSAAARPAAEVLADTGPLSTGLTFVWIPRLFEHIAGGRVFLFVFFLALSIAAVSSLIAMIELGTRIVMDFGLTRRRGIIIVGAACAFFGLPSALSSGFFQNQDWVWSIGLLVNGLFLAVAVIRYGAERFRRELVDCPDNDLRLGRLFTVAATVLVPLEFGAMIVWWSTRAILHYDPERWWDPFRTFSLGTCIFQWGLLVAILLLLDRPIRRRLFGDAPRGGDGR; encoded by the coding sequence ATGACGCGCGAGACCTTCACCTCGAGATGGTCGCTGCTCCTCGCCGCCCTCGGGATGGCGGTGGGCACCGGCAACATCTGGCGCTTCCCCCGCGTGCTGGCGCAGAACGGCGGCGCCCCCTTCCTCGTGCCGTGGTTCCTCTTCCTCTTCCTCTGGTCGATCCCGCTCCTCATCATCGAGTTCGGCCTCGGCAAGAAGACACGGATGGGCACGATCGGCGCCTTCGGCTCGGTGGACCGGCGGATCACGTGGATGGGCGGCTTCCTCGGCTGCTGCACCCTCGCGATCACCTTCTACTACAGCGTCGTCACCGGCTGGTGCTTCCGCTACGCCCTCGCCTCCCTCGTCGACTGCCTCGCGCCGGGGGGCGGCGCGCCGGGCGGCGGCCTCTGGCGGGCCGAGACGATCGGCTACTGGCTCCGTTTCACCGGGAGCGGGTGGCAGCCGGTCGTCGCCCACGTCGCCGCCGTCACCCTCTGCGCGTGGATCATCCACCGGGGGGTCGTCTCGGGGATCGAGCGGGCCAACCGCATCCTCCTGCCCGCCCTCTTCATCCTCCTCGCCGTCGCCGCCGTCAGGGCCGTCACCCTGCCCGGCGCCGCCGCGGGGCTCGAGTTCCTCTTCCGGCCCCGCTGGGGCGCCCTGCTCGACCACCGGATCTGGCTCGAGGGGATGTCGCAGAGCGCCTGGTCGACGGGGGCCGGCTGGGGGCTGATCCTCACCTACGCCGTCTACCTGCGGCGCGACGAGGACATCGTCGCCAACTCCTTTCTCGCGGGGCTCGGCAACAACTCGGCCTCGCTTCTCGCCGCCATCGCCGTCATCCCCACCGTCTTCGCCGTTCTGCCCGTCCTCCAGGCCGCCGACCCCTCGGCCGCCGCGCGCCCGGCCGCCGAGGTGCTCGCCGACACGGGCCCCCTCTCGACCGGGCTCACGTTCGTCTGGATCCCGCGCCTCTTCGAACACATCGCGGGAGGACGCGTCTTCCTCTTCGTCTTCTTCCTCGCCCTCTCGATCGCGGCGGTCTCCTCCCTGATCGCCATGATCGAGCTCGGCACGAGGATCGTGATGGATTTCGGGCTCACCCGGCGGCGCGGCATCATCATCGTCGGCGCGGCCTGCGCCTTCTTCGGGCTCCCCTCGGCGCTCAGTTCCGGCTTCTTCCAGAACCAGGACTGGGTGTGGAGCATCGGCCTGCTCGTCAACGGCCTCTTCCTCGCCGTCGCCGTCATCCGCTACGGCGCCGAACGGTTCCGGCGGGAACTGGTCGATTGCCCCGACAACGACCTCCGCCTCGGGCGCCTCTTCACCGTGGCGGCCACCGTGCTCGTGCCGCTCGAGTTCGGGGCGATGATCGTCTGGTGGTCGACGCGGGCGATCCTCCACTACGACCCCGAGCGGTGGTGGGACCCCTTCCGCACCTTCAGCCTCGGCACGTGCATCTTCCAGTGGGGACTGCTCGTGGCGATCCTGCTCCTCCTCGACCGGCCAATCCGCCGCCGCCTCTTCGGCGACGCGCCCCGGGGAGGTGACGGAAGATGA
- a CDS encoding HEAT repeat domain-containing protein yields the protein MTRRCPFSAAAATPAAVFVRLAAVASLAAATLLLADAAPAAPSGSRYAALLADPMVTRKLAAAALLEETRSLNEGLVETLAGDPDPLVRVRCAEALGRIGTAETVPWLVSLADDEDDRVVLAAAFGLGLTGGEAAVEPLGALLAAGPPAVKQAAVRALGRCGDRAAVPLLVPRLTDFHGSLRAEAATALALIGDSTAAGDIVKTLDDPSPAVVAAGLYALGRLGAKTEANRIASLLDRDDLAVRRRAAEALGRLEAKEAAPALAALAGGDPLTAAVAATALGRIGGKEGSRGLEPFLAAPDPLVRAAALRAIAEIGRGDAYEHVLPLLSDASEMARRAAIEAVAATGGAKAAPRIRPFLDDDAPAVRMTAAAALGRAGQAGDLPLLVDSLASCNTPLVREGAATGLGRWPDREVLGRPLREDTSAVDLLFAAADDDDWVVASTAVEALGRVAGPTEIPRLVRIFPRHNDRVDGDRKLAVIEAIRTIAARGSLPDSIRARGASFLRLAAVHADPRVAEAASKAAPLFGERIRARPAGVWKRGRSPWREPALPLGPRWLRLRTQRGEVVIELFGDDAPGFVRSICALAAAGFYDGLTFHRVVPGFVAQGGCPRGDGWGDAGFFLRSQFNAHPYGRGTVGMAHAGPDTPGTQFFITHWPQPHLDGRYTVVGRVVRGMEVVDRIKEGDTFEAEVIEEPR from the coding sequence ATGACACGACGATGCCCCTTCTCCGCGGCGGCAGCGACTCCCGCCGCGGTCTTCGTCCGCCTCGCGGCCGTGGCTTCGCTCGCCGCCGCGACGCTCCTCCTCGCGGACGCCGCGCCCGCCGCGCCGTCCGGGAGCCGCTACGCAGCGCTCCTCGCCGACCCGATGGTCACCCGGAAGCTCGCCGCCGCCGCCCTCCTCGAGGAGACGCGCTCGCTGAACGAGGGCCTCGTCGAGACCCTCGCCGGCGATCCCGACCCGCTCGTCCGCGTCCGCTGCGCGGAGGCGCTCGGCAGGATCGGTACGGCGGAGACCGTTCCCTGGCTCGTCAGTCTCGCCGACGACGAGGACGATCGCGTCGTCCTCGCCGCGGCCTTCGGCCTCGGCCTGACCGGCGGGGAGGCGGCCGTCGAGCCGCTGGGCGCGCTCCTCGCCGCCGGCCCGCCCGCGGTCAAGCAGGCCGCCGTGCGGGCCCTCGGCCGCTGCGGCGATCGTGCGGCCGTCCCGCTCCTCGTACCGCGCCTCACCGACTTCCACGGCTCGCTCCGCGCCGAGGCGGCGACGGCGCTCGCCTTGATCGGCGACTCGACCGCGGCCGGCGATATCGTGAAGACCCTCGACGACCCCTCGCCGGCGGTCGTCGCGGCGGGCCTCTACGCCCTCGGCCGTCTCGGAGCGAAAACCGAGGCGAACCGGATCGCCTCCCTCCTCGACCGCGACGACCTCGCGGTCCGCCGCCGCGCCGCCGAGGCCCTCGGCCGGCTCGAGGCGAAGGAGGCGGCCCCGGCCCTCGCGGCGCTCGCCGGCGGCGATCCCCTCACCGCGGCCGTCGCCGCGACGGCCCTCGGACGGATCGGGGGCAAGGAGGGCTCGCGCGGGCTCGAGCCCTTCCTCGCGGCGCCCGACCCCCTCGTGCGCGCGGCGGCCCTGCGCGCCATCGCCGAAATCGGCCGCGGCGACGCGTACGAGCACGTCCTGCCGCTCCTCTCGGACGCGTCGGAAATGGCGAGGCGCGCGGCGATCGAGGCGGTCGCGGCGACGGGGGGCGCGAAGGCCGCCCCGCGCATCCGCCCCTTCCTCGACGACGACGCCCCCGCCGTCCGGATGACGGCCGCCGCGGCGCTCGGACGCGCCGGCCAGGCTGGCGATCTCCCCCTCCTCGTCGACTCGCTCGCCTCGTGCAACACCCCGCTCGTCCGCGAGGGCGCGGCCACGGGGCTCGGGCGCTGGCCCGACCGCGAGGTGCTCGGCCGGCCCCTCAGGGAGGACACGAGCGCGGTGGACCTGCTCTTCGCGGCGGCGGACGACGACGACTGGGTCGTCGCCTCGACGGCCGTCGAGGCGCTCGGCCGCGTCGCTGGACCAACCGAGATCCCGCGCCTCGTCCGCATCTTCCCGCGGCACAACGACCGCGTCGACGGCGACCGCAAGCTCGCCGTGATCGAGGCCATCCGGACGATCGCCGCCCGCGGCTCGCTCCCCGACAGCATCCGGGCGCGCGGCGCCTCCTTTCTCCGTCTCGCCGCCGTCCACGCCGACCCGCGCGTCGCCGAGGCGGCCTCGAAGGCGGCGCCCCTCTTCGGCGAGCGGATCAGGGCGCGCCCGGCGGGCGTGTGGAAGCGCGGGCGCTCGCCCTGGCGCGAGCCCGCGCTGCCCCTCGGCCCGCGGTGGCTGCGCCTGCGCACCCAGCGGGGCGAGGTCGTGATCGAGCTATTCGGCGACGACGCCCCCGGGTTCGTCCGGAGCATCTGCGCGCTCGCCGCCGCGGGCTTCTACGACGGCCTCACGTTCCACCGCGTCGTGCCGGGATTCGTCGCGCAGGGAGGCTGCCCGCGCGGCGACGGCTGGGGCGACGCGGGCTTCTTTCTCCGCAGCCAGTTCAACGCGCACCCCTACGGGCGGGGCACGGTGGGGATGGCCCACGCCGGCCCCGACACGCCGGGCACGCAGTTCTTCATCACGCACTGGCCCCAGCCGCATCTCGACGGCCGCTACACGGTCGTCGGGCGGGTCGTCCGCGGGATGGAGGTCGTCGACCGGATCAAGGAAGGCGACACGTTCGAGGCGGAGGTGATCGAGGAGCCGCGATGA
- a CDS encoding T9SS type A sorting domain-containing protein, protein MPGIIAERGRRGRRACRVRAVPLVAALLVVLTTAARGEWTETGLAVCTNEYNQQYPSIASDGAGGMIVAWNDWRGASRDIYAQRIDASGTLLWSSGGVPVCTVEGSQQFPLVVADGTGGAIVAWIDNRSGSGNENIDLYVQRIDANGNRCWGERAVVLSGAPNAAMNLLGVADGAGGAIFAWSDYRDYTATQIDVYAQRVDSDGVCRWAPDGIPVCAFPGYLAPMGIAPDGAGGATISWCDQRTGPYGTCIQHVEWDGAIRFPANGVKLFDLAADECARIAPFAGDTIAAFVTHIEVAGMTLLAQLVDGDGLGVWSSEVTVAEPSDVFGPAIVKTGGDLVVAWSATGSGGYDIFAQRLGPDGALLWPAGGVSVCAAPGDQKDFLFLSPDGEGGVVLAWRDKRENHLDFYAQRIGSDGAPRWATDGIPVSTTDCEMEYPCAVSDGAGGLFAAWHAFAGLYSDVFAARVHANGELTAVLLAGFDVSRRGDAVLLEWTLAVPEPAAAFAVSRSSGTEFRALPAGGLTGDGRRFTYVDDEVTPGTTCRWRVESIEAGERRVLFETAPLPIPAAPLALHQNRPNPFNPSTTIVFDLPARAEARLAVYDAAGRLVRRLAAGDLSPGRHELRWDGLDDAGRPAASGVYFCRLRAGKETRSIRLVLLR, encoded by the coding sequence ATGCCGGGGATCATCGCTGAACGCGGGCGGCGGGGCCGACGGGCCTGCCGGGTCCGGGCCGTGCCGCTCGTCGCGGCGCTTCTCGTCGTCCTGACAACCGCCGCGCGCGGCGAATGGACGGAGACGGGACTGGCCGTCTGCACGAACGAGTACAACCAGCAATACCCCTCGATCGCCTCCGACGGCGCGGGGGGGATGATCGTCGCCTGGAATGACTGGCGCGGAGCCTCGCGGGACATCTACGCCCAGCGGATCGACGCGTCGGGCACCCTGCTCTGGTCATCCGGCGGCGTGCCGGTATGCACGGTCGAGGGCAGCCAGCAGTTTCCGCTCGTCGTCGCCGACGGCACGGGGGGCGCGATCGTCGCCTGGATAGACAACCGGTCCGGCTCCGGCAACGAGAACATCGACCTCTACGTGCAGCGTATCGACGCAAACGGGAACCGCTGCTGGGGGGAGCGCGCCGTCGTGCTCTCGGGAGCGCCGAACGCCGCCATGAATCTTCTCGGGGTCGCCGACGGCGCGGGGGGCGCCATCTTCGCCTGGTCCGATTACCGCGATTACACCGCCACCCAGATAGACGTCTACGCGCAACGAGTCGATTCGGACGGCGTCTGCCGCTGGGCGCCGGACGGCATTCCCGTCTGCGCGTTCCCCGGTTACCTGGCGCCCATGGGCATCGCCCCGGACGGCGCGGGCGGAGCGACGATCTCGTGGTGCGACCAGCGGACCGGCCCCTACGGAACGTGCATCCAGCACGTCGAATGGGACGGCGCCATCCGGTTTCCCGCGAACGGCGTGAAGCTCTTCGACCTCGCCGCCGACGAGTGCGCCCGGATCGCCCCCTTCGCCGGCGACACCATCGCCGCTTTCGTCACGCACATCGAGGTCGCCGGGATGACCCTCCTCGCCCAGCTCGTCGACGGCGACGGCCTCGGTGTCTGGAGTTCGGAGGTGACGGTGGCCGAGCCCTCCGACGTGTTCGGGCCGGCCATCGTCAAGACGGGCGGCGACCTCGTCGTCGCCTGGTCCGCGACCGGGTCCGGCGGCTACGATATCTTTGCGCAGCGGCTCGGCCCCGACGGCGCGCTCCTCTGGCCGGCCGGCGGCGTCTCCGTCTGCGCCGCTCCCGGCGACCAGAAGGATTTCCTGTTCCTTTCCCCCGACGGGGAGGGAGGAGTGGTGCTCGCGTGGCGTGACAAGCGGGAGAACCACCTCGATTTCTACGCGCAGCGGATCGGTTCCGACGGCGCCCCCCGCTGGGCAACCGACGGCATCCCGGTCTCGACAACCGACTGCGAGATGGAATACCCCTGCGCGGTTTCCGACGGCGCGGGGGGGCTCTTCGCCGCGTGGCATGCCTTCGCCGGCCTCTACTCGGACGTCTTCGCCGCCAGGGTCCACGCGAACGGCGAACTCACCGCCGTGCTCCTCGCGGGATTCGACGTCTCCCGGCGCGGCGACGCCGTCCTGCTGGAATGGACCCTCGCTGTTCCCGAGCCGGCCGCGGCGTTCGCCGTCTCGCGGTCGTCCGGGACGGAATTCCGCGCCCTGCCGGCCGGCGGGCTGACGGGGGACGGCCGGCGGTTCACCTACGTCGACGACGAGGTAACGCCCGGGACGACCTGCCGGTGGCGTGTCGAGTCGATCGAGGCCGGCGAGCGGCGCGTGCTCTTCGAGACGGCCCCGCTGCCGATCCCGGCGGCGCCGCTGGCCCTGCACCAGAACCGTCCCAACCCGTTCAACCCCTCGACGACGATCGTCTTCGATCTCCCGGCCCGCGCCGAGGCGCGCCTGGCCGTCTACGACGCGGCCGGCCGTCTCGTGCGGCGGCTCGCCGCGGGGGATCTCTCCCCGGGCCGGCACGAGCTCCGCTGGGACGGCCTGGACGACGCCGGTCGCCCCGCCGCCTCGGGGGTCTACTTCTGCCGCCTGCGGGCGGGGAAGGAGACCCGCTCCATCCGCCTCGTCCTGCTGCGGTGA
- a CDS encoding C69 family dipeptidase, translated as MKRIAIAIAAALVAIPATLDACTNLIVTSGASADGSVMITYTCDGEFHPRMSYTPPADHAPGDSLELRGWGGTLMGKIAQVPHTYGVVQLMNEHQLVIGETTFTGREELRDPDGILHYWWLMRIALQRCRTAREAVETMGALVEEYGYASTGESISIGDPKEAWLFEISGKGPGRRGAVWVAVRIPDGTICAHANQSVIREFPLHDGKNCLYAPDVIDFAIEKGYYDPASGKPFSFSDAYCPAPPQKRRYCATRVWSLFRRAAPSREFSPDYHRGVKDAEPYPLWIEPDGKLTRDDVFALMRDHYEGTPYDMCEGVDAGPFGSPNRWRPMTWEIDGIDYTWERPISTQQTGFSFVSQSRSWLPDAVGGVLWYGVDDSYFTVYTPFYACADRIPPSFAEGSMDEFSWESAWWVVNFVSNYANLRWELMRPDIQAVQAELEGRLTAMQPAVEQAALSLYNDDPALARDYLGDYTAAVAARNLERYVELAGDLIRTYNDGYVQTEPGRPKEEGYREAWLRQVIRFHPEKYRLERWDADSLETDLPY; from the coding sequence ATGAAGCGCATCGCCATCGCGATCGCCGCCGCCCTCGTGGCGATCCCCGCGACACTCGACGCCTGCACCAACCTGATCGTGACGAGCGGGGCCTCCGCCGACGGTTCCGTGATGATCACCTACACCTGCGACGGGGAGTTCCACCCCCGGATGAGCTACACGCCCCCGGCCGACCACGCCCCCGGCGACTCCCTCGAGCTGCGCGGCTGGGGCGGCACGCTCATGGGGAAGATCGCGCAGGTGCCCCACACCTACGGCGTCGTCCAGCTGATGAACGAGCACCAGCTCGTCATCGGGGAGACGACCTTCACCGGGCGCGAGGAGCTGCGCGACCCCGACGGCATCCTCCACTACTGGTGGCTCATGCGGATCGCCCTGCAGCGGTGCCGGACGGCGCGCGAGGCGGTCGAGACGATGGGGGCCCTCGTCGAGGAGTACGGCTACGCGAGCACGGGGGAGTCGATCTCGATCGGCGATCCGAAGGAGGCGTGGCTCTTCGAGATCAGCGGCAAGGGGCCGGGGCGGCGCGGCGCCGTCTGGGTGGCCGTCCGCATCCCCGACGGGACGATCTGCGCCCACGCCAACCAGTCGGTGATCCGCGAATTCCCCCTCCACGACGGGAAGAACTGCCTCTACGCCCCCGACGTGATCGATTTCGCGATCGAGAAGGGCTACTACGATCCCGCCTCCGGGAAGCCGTTCAGCTTCAGCGACGCCTACTGCCCCGCGCCGCCGCAGAAGCGGCGCTATTGCGCGACGCGGGTGTGGAGCCTCTTCCGCCGGGCGGCCCCCTCGCGGGAATTCTCACCCGACTACCACCGCGGCGTGAAGGACGCAGAGCCCTACCCGCTGTGGATCGAGCCCGACGGGAAGCTCACCCGCGACGACGTCTTCGCCCTGATGCGCGACCACTACGAGGGCACCCCCTACGACATGTGCGAGGGGGTCGACGCCGGTCCCTTCGGCTCGCCGAACCGCTGGCGCCCGATGACCTGGGAGATCGACGGCATCGACTACACGTGGGAGCGGCCGATCTCGACGCAGCAGACCGGGTTCTCCTTCGTGTCGCAGTCGCGCTCCTGGCTCCCCGACGCCGTCGGCGGCGTCCTCTGGTACGGGGTCGACGACTCCTACTTCACCGTCTACACCCCCTTCTACGCCTGCGCCGACCGGATCCCCCCGTCGTTCGCGGAGGGCTCGATGGACGAGTTCTCGTGGGAGTCGGCGTGGTGGGTCGTCAACTTCGTCTCCAACTACGCCAACCTGCGGTGGGAGCTCATGCGGCCCGACATCCAGGCGGTGCAGGCGGAGCTCGAGGGGCGGCTGACGGCGATGCAGCCCGCCGTCGAGCAGGCGGCGCTCTCCCTCTACAATGACGACCCGGCGCTGGCGCGCGACTACCTCGGCGACTACACGGCGGCGGTGGCGGCGCGCAACCTCGAGCGGTACGTCGAGCTGGCAGGCGACCTCATCCGCACATACAACGACGGCTACGTGCAGACGGAGCCGGGGCGGCCGAAGGAGGAGGGCTACCGCGAGGCGTGGCTGCGGCAGGTGATCCGGTTCCACCCGGAGAAGTACCGCCTCGAGCGCTGGGACGCCGATTCCCTCGAGACCGACCTGCCGTACTGA
- the truA gene encoding tRNA pseudouridine(38-40) synthase TruA: MRNFKLTIEYDGAGFAGWQVQPDERTVQGEILRALGPLARGAVDLVGAGRTDAGVHATGQVAHARMETRHDADTIRRALGGTLPPAILVKAVEEVPPGFHARYDARERSYEYLFITRPTALWRGRTYNAGGPLDVGAMRAALRPLIGEHDFASFAAAGCAARTTRCRVIRANVSTPGPLVVLELTADRFLHNMVRILAGTLLDAGRGKPVDTAAILDARDREAAGPTLPPRALYLVEVRY, encoded by the coding sequence ATGCGCAACTTCAAGCTGACGATCGAGTACGACGGGGCCGGTTTCGCCGGCTGGCAGGTGCAGCCCGACGAGCGGACCGTGCAGGGGGAGATCCTGCGCGCGCTCGGGCCGCTCGCCCGGGGCGCGGTCGACCTCGTCGGGGCGGGCCGGACCGACGCCGGCGTCCACGCCACCGGGCAGGTGGCGCACGCGAGGATGGAGACGCGCCACGACGCCGACACGATCCGCCGCGCCCTCGGCGGCACCCTGCCGCCGGCGATCCTCGTGAAGGCCGTCGAGGAGGTCCCCCCCGGCTTCCACGCCCGCTACGACGCGAGGGAGCGCTCCTACGAGTATCTCTTCATCACCCGCCCGACGGCCCTGTGGCGCGGCCGGACGTACAACGCGGGCGGGCCGCTCGACGTCGGCGCGATGCGCGCCGCGCTCCGGCCCCTCATCGGCGAACACGATTTCGCCTCCTTCGCCGCCGCCGGCTGCGCCGCCCGGACGACACGGTGCCGCGTGATCCGGGCAAACGTGTCGACGCCCGGGCCCCTCGTCGTCCTCGAACTCACCGCCGATCGCTTCCTCCACAACATGGTGCGGATCCTCGCCGGCACGCTCCTCGACGCGGGCAGGGGGAAGCCGGTCGACACGGCGGCGATCCTCGACGCGCGCGACCGCGAGGCGGCGGGGCCGACCCTGCCCCCGCGCGCCCTCTATCTCGTCGAGGTCCGCTACTGA